The genomic stretch TGAAACCAGAAGTTTATTTACAGTCATGGCAttattcctttcttttttttttatctggtaTACAAATTCAAGTACTAGTGGAATAACTCCAACATATCTCCCTGCAATGTGCAACCTCTTATCATCAGAATCTAAGGAATTTGTCTTTTCTAGTCTCCAAGATAAATATTCTATTTCCAAACACCTGTCTAATAAATATAGATCTACACACTTCATTTGTGTCATTCATTGAGTATTAAAGGTTGTGTGCTTTAGAATATAGGCTTTTTGAGCATTGCAGCTGGATAACACAGTCAAAAGAAATAACTTCCAGCAACAGATCATTCATCATTAGCCTGTGACCTTTACAGTATCCTATTCTAAATGTCCAAATGAATATACAATTAGGTGACAAATGAGAATCATTACCTTGTTCTCCATTGTACATCTGCCTGGCTCTGGCTTCTAGAAAGGTGAAAAGACCTCCATTGAACCAGTGGCCACCTTCCTCACCTAAGGGCCATATGTGGAAACTTAATATGCGAATTGTAATAAAGACACATCAATTAGAATTCAGTAACAGCAATTATTCTATTATGAACGTTCCATAGATAAAGACAATAGATTGCTTTGAAAACGTGTTGTTTGGTTGCCACTTACATTGATCCTGCATTTCAGTACTGAAAAGGATCCCCTGATTTCAGCACAAGCACTCATTTGAACGCAGAAAATGGCCACATCATGAATTAAACTACGCGTCTATGATTAAGGGCCAACTAATGCCGCCAACATCCCAAACCAGCAGGCCAGCCGAGAGACGGTTTCTACACCAGCGTAAAGCACCAGATGGCAAGACAGGCTGGCTAAAGCATCGGAAAGCCATCTGCTAAAAGTTGTCTTGCTCCTTGTAAACTAATACCACAAGTTTGGTGGAAATTCTCTTTGTGTTTAAAGCAAGGGATATAGAGACAATGTGCAGATATCGAATTAGCACTGGACCCTTAAGGGAACAGACAACATGCCGGGATGCAGGGCGAGTTTCCCTTCCTCTTGTCCAGACCGCACTGCATAGCAAAACAAGCCGCGCCGCGCCGCGCCGGGCTGCACGACTCTACTGCACACCTGTGTACCTGAAAGAAGTGTTACATTGGTTTTTAACAGCTTTTCCTACAGTATTCAGGATACCTACATATGTTTGAGCAACGTTCGCTTTAAAAATACAACCCAAAAGTATCTGTAATGCAATGTCGCTGGATTTAACAGCTGCGTCCGAAATCCCAGCATCTTTCAGCGCCAGTTTCCCCATCCCGGCCTTGACGCTGCTCGTCCTGCTGCTCATTCCGTGCgtcgtgctgctgctgctgctcaacTGCCTGATCCTGGGCTACAAATTATTCAACTTCAAGAAGAAACGGCGGAAAAGGCGACGGCTGAGACTCTCCGACAGCTCGTTTTCCATATCGACGCCCTCCACCCGGCACAGCCGCGTCTCGAAGCACACGGAGATGCCGCCTTTTGACAACCAGGGTGGGAGGATGGAAGCGGGGTCGGTGTCGGCAAAGCCCGTGTCGTCGTCCGCGCACCGGGACGCAGCGGGGCAGAGACTGAGGGTTTGCCGGCCTGATGGGACTACAGGAGAGGGGTCCGGCACTCTGAGAGCAGCCAGCACCATCAGGGCCGCGCTGTCCACGTCTgcctccaccacccgagccgAGCTGCCCCGCAGGCCGCACGCCGTCCCGCAGGGATCCTCGGACTGGCGCAGAGGCGGCCCGCTGTCCAGCGACTCGGAGGCGGACCGTGCCGACAACGTGCCCCCCAATTCGCCGGCCACCATGTTGCTGACACCGTTGGTGAGTGCTAGACAATATCACACTTGCTATGAACTGtgctgatatttttttataggcCTTAAAAAGTGAGGAGTTTATCAGCTTCAAGTTATGAAACTGCAGAGGCCAGGTCTTGACATTTAGGCAACACCTCTCTTCCTGGTGGCCAACACAGTCAGAGCGAGGGTTGCTCAGCCGCTCTGCAGTGGCCTGCTTCTCCCTCTGCGGATCAGGAAGGTGTTGAAATGGTAAAACTGGTCACAACACCTCTTGCTGTTTCTAAAGCAGGACATGTTACACAGGGGGCATATCCGCCGCAGCAGCACCATGGAGCTACAGAACGAAAGGCACCAGAGGATTCGGAGCCCCATGGAGGCGATGGACTTCCACTATGCCAGCAGCATCCCTCAAGAGGGGTCGAGGGTCGTCACTTCAGCCAGCTCCTCCAGCCTGGGACCTGGACTGGACAGTGATTTTGGAGCCAGCGCCGGTAGGGAAGAAACGATACTATTAAAATGCAtgggttaaaatatatatatttcaatttctTTTAAGTTACAATTGCTGGCAGGTAGGCCTATAGTACTTGACTGAGTAAAGTCTGGTTTACACAATTGCGCCTTTCACGTGTCCTTGTCCTCTTGTGTTCAGGGATTTCTCTGCGGATCTTGTCCTCAGACAACGAAGGGTTCCTCAACCCCGTACGGGCATCTGGCCTGGAGTGGGATTACTATGACCCGAGCTTTAAGAGACAAAACCATGTCTACAAACACATGCAGCACCAGTTGCCCCCAGTCGGCACGCAGCAATATTGGGTTTAAGTCCTACAACTCGGACTTCACACTGCACATTCACTTTAAAGACACTGAGAAAAGCCTATGTTTACACCtggatgttttcttttaaaaatatttaaaatttgtatagaaaaaaaactaaattgcacAGTTATGTTGCCACTTTTGATGATGAATTTTAAGATTTATgaatagtttgtttttttcaagacAGTTGAACACCTTGACAAAATGAAATCAAACAAGGCACTTAAAATTTCAATGCAACTTCCAATTAATCTAAAATCTTGTAATTGTTATACATTTTAGTCTTACTTTTTTATCTTAAAAATATACTACAAAAAACACTTGTTTAAAGTCATGCActagttaaaaacaaatattcatatgttcatatgtttttatttcacttaatttttctttcttgatttaatatagTACTTTTttgcacaatgacacagaagttatgataacacaaatacataaatgtgatttttttcttcctgtattTTATCACACCTTTGTATAGGatcatatatacatttaccaatgtataataaaaataaaactttttatCTGTACCTGCTTATTGTGAGTCCTTGATTAAACCAAATAACACCATTTAATTGTGGTAAAAACTCATCCATTTCTGAGATGGTGATAAAGTTTAGCCCCTTGCTTTAAACAAACTAAACCTACTTTGTGGAGTTAAGAATAATTTCCCTTTTAGAGGAAAATAAACCACACAATGTAAATTATATCTGAATTAAGGTCCTCAGATGATAAAATAATTCATTCATAATGTACTAAGACCTTGTTAAATCCTTTCCAAGAGTTACTGTAAAGTATATAGTAACGTCTTAATAGCGCTTCGTGAGATGGTACTACTCTAAACAAACAGTTTGAATTTCCAATCTTGTAATTGGATCAAATGACCACAGGAAACTTGTCTCAAATCATTGAATTCAGAGGAAAGATGCAGTTCAAATTCCACACATGGTACCATTGCTTTGAGTAGACAAGAAAGAAATGGAAGAATTACCCCAAACAATATCTTCAGAAGCGTCAAGATCATCATAATCTGGCAATTAATAACTGATGTATGTTGGTAGATCTCCCTAGATGATGCCACAATCATGAACGTTACAGACATTACATACACCTCAGATTGAGATTTCTACTGGTAATTGTCTGCTATAGCGGAGTACGACGACGACAAACTCCTGACTAGAATAAATATAATTCTTAAATAACCTTATTAGTTTTAAGTATGATCTGCTGAGGAGTGAGTTGGAGACCATAGTGTGTGGAGTTCACTGCTCTCCCTAGCACTCTTGGTTCACACATCCCAGTTCTTTCAATAATTAACCATTCATATTTTCAACAATATGCAACCACTGTCCACTTATTACTTTATTCCATTGTTACTCTAGGTAAACCAATTTCTTTGAATTATTACATATTTAGGTGCAGAAAAAAAATAGGTCAACAACTTACATTATGCTGATCAGAGACCAGAACATTATATGGTAGAGGAAATTCCCAATGGATATGAAATCAGAGGACCAGATTCATGTTGTTTCTAAATTTGATGTGTTGATGTCTTTTGAGTAGCTTCTGGGAACCAAATAAATTGTATCAAAATGACTTGACAGGTGGAAAAGTGCAGTGGCACCAGTTATGCACGATCCAGGTGTTCACTAAGCCCTTCAAGATTTATGGTGACTCAAAATAGTGTTTGTGGAAGATGGAGCCTATTCCAATTAAAGCATGGtccctttaaaacaaatgcttacTAAATTCATGCCAACAATCCTGAGATTTGCTAAAGATATTTTGCTGAACTATCTGTAGAACTTCCACTGAATAGGAAAAGTAGCTTACGAAGCAGGTTATTCCTTATTATAAGATCCATCTTTAAGAAAACCACTCCAATAATATATAACTAGAAGAATGCAGGAGGTGGTGTCTAATGAAAGGGAGAGGACTTGATACTAATGAGATTTTGTAATTGACAAATATAGATTTAACATTATAGATATCTAGCCCAGTTTAATTTGCTTGAAAAACTTTAATTGCAGAATTGCTTTCAAGTTGAATACATGTCAACAAATGCAAGTCAAGACTATAAAGAAAATCAAATGTGTATAGTAGCAAATTGCTTCCTACACTGCCTGTAGTGCACACTTCAATCAATGGTCCCTTATGAAGCCGTGGCTACTAAACACACAGGCTCTGAAACTCAAGTGGAAgaccacacatttattttcttaaactcACCTGCACACTAAACCAAGTTAGCACTGTGCAATAGGTTTGTCACTCAAGTAAATGCAAATATAGTGCAAACTGAAGACTAATCCACACAgaccaatacattttatttaagtaCTTATTCAATACTTATTTTTCAAGCACAAAACATTTTGAAGaattctgcttttctttttatatatatgtatataaacaagTGTGGAAGTAAGTGCCAAGCTGCTTCCGAAGTCAGTGAGAACAAACACCTGGAGTTTCAAAGCATTCACCCATTCTTCAAACTCCAAAAAACACTAGCAAAACTCCTGCTATAGGGGAAGTTGCTACCAGTATCTCACAGAAACATTCTCCGACAGACACTATCACCAGTTAATTTATTGTTTCATTtcttaagattttatttttaacaacatttttttattttttcaaacttGGAATACATTATATGCTACGttcataaaaaatgaaaagtcaatagcaattttctttttttcctccttaaAGTCTAGCATTGTACCCTTCACTAAAGCGGCTCACAATGGAACGTTGTGAATTAAAAAGTTCTGAGGATGAAAGCCACTCTACTGTGCATGTATTCACTGAAACGCTCCCCCAAACTGGTTAATGACCATTTTTGTCCCAAAATAattatcctctctctctctctctctctctctctctctctctctctctataccaAAGCACAGATACACGCAGCTACACGCTTTCTCTGACTGTAGTGGGGAGAGAAAGAAGGGgggtatttaaaaagaaaaaaaaaaaaaaagaacacattAAGAAGCATAGAGTCCTAGAAATGTGGAAATCATGTTTGTACAACGTGGCCTGGATTGTTTTGGTCCGCCGTACGGTCAAGTTTAACCATAAAGGTCGTCATCGTTGTCCTCGTTGAAGACGTTCCCCCCACTTCCACCGGCAGAGCCCTGGCTTGGTCCAGCCCCGCCCTGGTTACTGGAGGGGAATCTGTGAAGAGAAGGAAGAGAATTGTTTTGTAGCGAGTCCAGCCCTGTCTTGAGTGTGCAGCAGGTGACAGAACTACACCTAAAACTTATCTTTAGACCTCCTGAACACCTTCATATCACATGTAGTTTATAAATGCCTttataaatgcaaaaacaattcATATAAATCCGTGTAACTGGCTGCTCTGAAAACAATCCCTTTAAAAAGAAAGCTGCTTCTCAGTATTTGCTAATGCACAGGTTTTCTGAAAGCTACAGGCTATACATTATACAAAGTTATATAAAACAGGCCAGTAATTGACAGGCAGATGTAAACCCTCACCTATATCACACATACACTAAAGCTGTTCATTGCATTTCTTATGTAAGGTCTTGCACATGCATACTGTTGAACAGGATTTGCTGGCTCCTATTAGTTTCATGCAGAGAGCATTAATGAGAGTTTCTAAAGGGCATGTAGATTTGATTTAGGCTTACCTGAAGCTGCCGAAGCCGCGGCTCTGTTGCAGAGTCTGTGCAAACATCTCGTATTTGCGAATGTCATTATCGCTGACGGAGCGGCGGGCAAAGCGCATGGCTTCTTCAAAGTGGTCCTTACGAATTTCTGGAACTGGGTCATCTTCTTCCACCTCCTGTGCGCAAAAGAAGAAACGTCACGTTCGAAGGACTGCACAGCCGGCAACCGAAGAAAACTAATGCGACCCCTGAACCGCTGGGGATATTTCGTCTCCTAATTTAAAAAACGATGTCCTTCCCGTTTAAAAACGCATTGTGTAAAGAGTTATTTAACCAACACTCACCATGGCTGAAGGGTTGGTCTGCCTCTCGCGTTCCCGCCGGATCTCATTCTCAATGCACTCTCTGATGGCTAGCTTACAGGCTCGCTGGCAGATCTCGGTCAAATCAGCTCCAGAGAAGCCATTGGTCATCTTAGCCAGGAAATCCAAGTCAACATCCTGAAGCAGAAGGAAGTGTAGATGGTTACTTTAACCATTAGTTTTAATCATGCCATGTTCTCCTGCCCCCTTTTGCAGAGAACTGATTAAACTGGGGGAGGGAATTAAGGGTCTTTGGTAAGGCTGTAAACCTCAAGGGAAACAGATGTGTGGTAGCAAGAAATTGATCCATTTATCTGTCTACATGTGAAACTGTTGAATGACCCAGATTCTGTGGTGCAGCTTAAACAAACAAGTTTTAATTCTAATTTGCTTTACACATGAATTGCTTTTCACACACTGCAAACAAAATACACTTGCATGCAACGCCAGAACTATGAATCTGAGGTGAACAGGATTACAGTCATGAATGCACCACAGATCGACACTTGCCTTGGAAATGGGAGACTTTCTGAGGTTGGCCTTGAGGATTGCAATACGAGACTTCTCGTCGGGAAGTGGGATGTAGATAAGTTGGTCCAACCGGCCAGGTCGCAGAATCGCAGGGTCGATGATATCTGGTCTGTTTGTGGCTCCGATGATGAAGACATTCTTCTTGCTGGACATGCCGTCCATTTCTGTCAGAATCTGGTTGATAACTCTGTCAGCTGCTCCACCACCATCCCCAATGTTTCCACCACGAGCTTTAGCAATGGAGTCCAGTTCATCGAAGAACAGGACGCATGGAGCAGCTTGACGGGCCTGTGTACCACAAGTGAAAGAGTTCagtatttggggggggggggggggaagaaaaaaaaaaaaaaaaaaaactaaggtCTACCAAAAGAAGTTTACTCTATTGTTCAGCTTGTTGACTTATTTttgtcccccccccaccccaacaccCCTTTCAATGCCCTTTGCAgagctgcagtgcagtgttgagCTTACCTTGTCAAAGATCTCGCGAACATTGGCCTCCGACTCTCCAAACCACATGGTGAGGAGCTCTGGTCCCTTGATGGAGATGAAGTTAGCCTGACACTCGTTGGCAATGGCCTTGGCCAACAAAGTCTTACCACAACCAGGTGGCCCGTAGAACAGCACACCTTTGGAAGGAGTCATACCAAACTTAAGGAATTTGTCTGGATGCTCAACAGGATACTACAAAAGGGATaggaaaaaaagttaatttcaaCATGCACAACTTGAACATACCAAAATTATACTGTATGTCTATTTTGACC from Amia ocellicauda isolate fAmiCal2 chromosome 8, fAmiCal2.hap1, whole genome shotgun sequence encodes the following:
- the hwa gene encoding protein huluwa — encoded protein: MSLDLTAASEIPASFSASFPIPALTLLVLLLIPCVVLLLLLNCLILGYKLFNFKKKRRKRRRLRLSDSSFSISTPSTRHSRVSKHTEMPPFDNQGGRMEAGSVSAKPVSSSAHRDAAGQRLRVCRPDGTTGEGSGTLRAASTIRAALSTSASTTRAELPRRPHAVPQGSSDWRRGGPLSSDSEADRADNVPPNSPATMLLTPLQDMLHRGHIRRSSTMELQNERHQRIRSPMEAMDFHYASSIPQEGSRVVTSASSSSLGPGLDSDFGASAGISLRILSSDNEGFLNPVRASGLEWDYYDPSFKRQNHVYKHMQHQLPPVGTQQYWV